GCGGTCCTCGGGAGCGAGGAGCTCGCCGTAGGTGTGGACGTAGTCGGCGTTGGAGACCACGAGGTCGGCCTCGAGCTTCTCCCCGTCTTCCAGGACCACGCCCACCGCGCGGCGCCCCTTGGTGAGGATGCGGCGCACGGGGGCGTTAAAGCGGACCTTTCCCCCGAGCTCCTGAAGCTTCCTGACCAGCCCCTGCACCAAGGCCCCCGTCCCCCCCATGGCGAAGTGCACCCCCCAGCGGCGCTCCACAAAGTGGATCATGGCGTAGAGGGCGGGCACGGCGAGAGGGTTTCCCCCGATGAGGAGGGACTCAAAGGAGAAGATCTGCCGGGTCTTGGGGTTTTGAAAGTAGCGGGAGACGAGGCTAAAAAGGGGCCGCACCGCGTCCAGCTTGAGGAGGTCTGGGGCCACCTTGAGGAGGTCAAGGAGGCTGCCGAAGTGGGTGAAGCCGAGCTCCAGAAAGCCCTTCTGGAAAAGGGCCCGGGCGTGGGCCTCAAAGCGGCGGTAGCCCTCGAGGTCCTCCGGAGCGAGGCGGGCGATTTCCCTTTGCAGGTGCTCGGGGTCGTCCCTGTAGTCAAAGTGGGTGCCGTCTGGGAAGTGGAGGCGGTAGAAGGGGTCCAAGGGGACGAGCTTCACGTAGCGCTCGGTGTGGGCAAGCCCTTCCTCCTGGGGGAAGTCGGGGTAGAGCCTGGGGTCGCCGGGCTTCGTGGCAAAGAGGTCTTCCAGGAAGGGGGGGACGGTGATCACCGTGGGGCCCATGTCAAAGGTGAACCCTTGGGCTTGGTGGACGGAGGCCCGCCCTCCCGGACCCCCGAGCTTCTCCAGGACCAGGACCTCAAGGCCCATGGCGGCGAGCCGGATGGCCGCGGAGAGCCCCCCCACCCCGCTTCCGATGACTACAGCGCGCATGGGGAGGAGTCTATCAGGTCGCCTCCCCCCCTCAGTTGGGCTTGGCCCACAGAGGGCTATCCGAGGGGCACG
The sequence above is drawn from the Thermus islandicus DSM 21543 genome and encodes:
- the crtI gene encoding phytoene desaturase family protein, which produces MRAVVIGSGVGGLSAAIRLAAMGLEVLVLEKLGGPGGRASVHQAQGFTFDMGPTVITVPPFLEDLFATKPGDPRLYPDFPQEEGLAHTERYVKLVPLDPFYRLHFPDGTHFDYRDDPEHLQREIARLAPEDLEGYRRFEAHARALFQKGFLELGFTHFGSLLDLLKVAPDLLKLDAVRPLFSLVSRYFQNPKTRQIFSFESLLIGGNPLAVPALYAMIHFVERRWGVHFAMGGTGALVQGLVRKLQELGGKVRFNAPVRRILTKGRRAVGVVLEDGEKLEADLVVSNADYVHTYGELLAPEDRFWHADWRLRRTRLSMSLFVAYFGFKARGDEGEKLKHHNVLLSHRYEGLLQDIFGRKVLPEDFAHYLHLPTLTDPSLAPPGHHAAYTLVPVPHNGSGLDWGRLGPGYLEKALRYLDERGFLPGLMDRLVYAHYITPDYFQWTLNSHLGNAFGPEPVLWQTASFRPKNRSEDVQGLYLVGQSYQPGAGLPSVMMSAKMTARLIAHDLGLERMPRSLQEGLT